Proteins encoded by one window of Dietzia sp. B32:
- a CDS encoding protein-tyrosine-phosphatase gives MAISVMTVCTGNMCRSPLAERLLARRAEAAGLDVTVDSAGTRAANGVEIHRESLRVLQGYGGDGGGFSSRLLTSRLLTGRDLVLTATRAHRDAVQELAPLLWKKTYTILEAARIADSDDAVTLAGLSRARLDIDTDDPALDVEDPIGREPEVFDRTGAQISDAVDSIVRLLARS, from the coding sequence ATGGCGATCTCGGTGATGACGGTGTGTACCGGCAACATGTGTCGTTCCCCGCTGGCCGAACGTCTGTTGGCCAGGCGCGCGGAGGCGGCGGGACTGGACGTGACGGTCGACTCGGCGGGGACACGGGCGGCCAACGGCGTGGAGATCCACCGGGAGTCCCTGCGGGTACTGCAGGGCTACGGGGGTGACGGGGGCGGGTTCTCCTCACGGCTGCTCACCTCCCGGTTGCTCACCGGACGCGATCTCGTACTCACCGCGACGCGCGCCCACCGCGATGCCGTGCAGGAGCTGGCGCCGCTGTTGTGGAAGAAGACCTACACGATCCTGGAGGCCGCCCGGATCGCCGACTCCGACGACGCCGTCACGCTCGCGGGCCTGTCACGGGCGAGGCTGGACATCGACACCGACGACCCCGCGCTCGACGTGGAGGATCCGATCGGCCGGGAGCCCGAGGTGTTCGACCGTACGGGGGCGCAGATCAGCGACGCCGTGGATTCCATCGTCCGCCTGCTCGCCCGCAGCTGA
- a CDS encoding enoyl-CoA hydratase: MSTPFVLVERSGPIARVTLDRPERRNPLSLQMMREATGAIRDLGDDPDCRVVVLTGSGPALSAGHEISEMVDRSLTQEREVFTTCVQLMETIQAIRQPVIAEVQGHAIAAGCQLVATCDLAVAVDTARFGTPGVKIGLFCSTPMVAVSRAVGRKRAMQMLLTGETIDAATAVDWGLINEAVPADRLRSRADELAVQIADASPLTLEIGKQAFYLQIDLPQDEAYREMAETMATNAVTCDAQEGMTAFLEKRTPQWRGE, from the coding sequence ATGAGCACCCCGTTCGTCCTCGTCGAGCGCAGCGGCCCGATCGCGCGCGTCACCCTCGATCGGCCCGAGCGGCGCAACCCGCTCTCCCTGCAGATGATGCGGGAGGCGACGGGGGCGATCCGCGACCTCGGTGACGACCCGGACTGCCGGGTCGTCGTGCTCACCGGCTCGGGACCCGCGCTGTCCGCCGGACACGAGATCAGCGAGATGGTCGACCGCTCGCTCACGCAGGAGCGCGAGGTCTTCACCACCTGCGTCCAGCTCATGGAGACCATCCAGGCGATCAGGCAGCCGGTGATCGCCGAGGTGCAGGGCCACGCGATAGCCGCAGGATGCCAGCTCGTCGCCACCTGCGACCTGGCCGTGGCCGTCGACACCGCACGCTTCGGTACCCCCGGCGTGAAGATCGGCCTGTTCTGCTCCACCCCGATGGTGGCGGTCTCCCGCGCCGTCGGTCGCAAGCGCGCCATGCAGATGCTGTTGACCGGCGAGACCATCGACGCCGCCACCGCCGTGGACTGGGGACTGATCAACGAGGCGGTCCCCGCCGACCGGCTGCGCTCCCGGGCGGACGAACTCGCGGTGCAGATCGCCGACGCCAGCCCATTGACGTTGGAGATCGGCAAGCAGGCCTTCTACCTGCAGATCGACCTGCCCCAGGACGAGGCGTACCGCGAAATGGCCGAGACGATGGCCACCAACGCCGTCACCTGTGACGCCCAGGAGGGCATGACCGCGTTCCTGGAGAAGCGCACCCCGCAGTGGCGCGGGGAGTGA
- the rfbC gene encoding dTDP-4-dehydrorhamnose 3,5-epimerase: MQLRELSVSGAWEITPRQISDDRGVFHEAFTDENFRRMTGHRFDLAQVNVSVSGEGVLRGLHFAEVPPGQAKYVLCPSGTVFDVVVDIRVGSPTFGEWAGVILDSVEQRALYIPEGVAHGFLALEPQSTVMYFCSEGWRPGAEHVIDAFDPKIAIDWPGTALDGTSIEHVMSERDRDAPSLLDVAAAGRLPQWEACEAHVEHLREATSAVDAVWRPDEN, translated from the coding sequence GTGCAGCTGCGCGAGCTCAGCGTGTCGGGGGCGTGGGAGATCACCCCTCGGCAGATCTCCGACGACCGCGGGGTGTTCCACGAGGCGTTCACCGACGAGAACTTCCGCCGTATGACCGGCCACCGCTTCGACCTCGCGCAGGTCAACGTCTCGGTCTCCGGGGAGGGTGTGCTGCGCGGCCTGCACTTCGCGGAGGTCCCGCCCGGTCAGGCCAAGTACGTGTTGTGCCCGTCCGGCACCGTGTTCGACGTGGTGGTGGACATCCGGGTGGGCTCGCCGACGTTCGGCGAGTGGGCCGGGGTCATCCTCGACTCGGTCGAGCAGCGGGCCCTCTACATCCCCGAGGGCGTGGCGCACGGCTTCCTGGCGCTCGAGCCGCAGTCCACGGTGATGTACTTCTGCTCGGAGGGGTGGCGCCCCGGGGCCGAGCACGTCATCGACGCGTTCGACCCCAAGATCGCCATCGACTGGCCGGGGACGGCCCTCGACGGCACCTCGATCGAGCACGTCATGAGCGAGCGCGACCGCGACGCCCCGAGCCTGCTCGACGTCGCCGCCGCGGGGCGGCTGCCACAGTGGGAGGCGTGTGAGGCCCACGTCGAACACTTGAGGGAGGCGACGTCCGCCGTGGACGCCGTGTGGCGCCCGGACGAGAACTGA
- a CDS encoding LpqN/LpqT family lipoprotein, producing MTSIQEYCASTGRSLDASPPMAVAAQPLTWVDSPPWQRIESPEPSAVIYVDPGAHRDGFSPNAVATCARVAPAMDTEQAVEMIVATADALAEWTLLEQVAGEGDESAGAVRSVYRYLRGTYTAEPGRMATSSLIVGWSDDEATYVFQFVVTGWREDASVHDDAMRCLLIGEWTAAQIVEAMRG from the coding sequence ATGACCTCGATCCAGGAATACTGCGCCTCGACCGGTCGCTCGCTGGACGCGAGCCCGCCCATGGCCGTGGCCGCACAGCCGCTTACCTGGGTGGACAGCCCGCCGTGGCAGCGCATCGAATCGCCCGAGCCGTCCGCGGTGATCTACGTGGACCCGGGCGCACACCGCGACGGGTTCTCGCCCAACGCCGTCGCCACCTGCGCACGCGTCGCCCCGGCGATGGACACCGAGCAGGCGGTCGAGATGATCGTCGCCACGGCCGATGCGCTGGCCGAGTGGACCCTGCTCGAGCAGGTGGCCGGCGAGGGCGACGAGTCCGCCGGCGCCGTCCGCAGCGTCTACCGCTACCTGCGCGGCACCTACACGGCCGAACCGGGGCGGATGGCCACCTCCAGTCTGATCGTGGGATGGAGCGACGACGAGGCCACCTACGTGTTCCAGTTCGTCGTCACCGGGTGGCGCGAGGACGCGTCCGTCCACGACGACGCGATGCGGTGCCTGCTCATCGGCGAGTGGACGGCGGCGCAGATCGTGGAGGCGATGCGCGGCTAG
- a CDS encoding SDR family oxidoreductase, translating to MTATPLPAPRTGPVVPDRFAGRTALVTGASRGIGLGIAGRLLAEGASVVITARGQEGLDEAVAELGAPDRVLAVAGKSDDEDHQREVIARAEEKFGPIDLLVNNTGINPVFGRTVDIDLAAARKITEVNALGTLSWTQKIYHAGLGERGGAVVNIASIAGLAPSPGIGWYGATKALVMRLTQELAVEVGPAVRVNAVAPGVVKTRFAEALYSGREEAMSAALPAGRLGVPDDIAGPVAFLLSDDAHWMTGQTLVVDGGAHIVGAGLQG from the coding sequence GTGACCGCTACCCCCCTTCCCGCCCCCCGCACCGGCCCTGTCGTCCCCGACCGCTTCGCAGGACGCACCGCGCTCGTCACCGGGGCGAGCCGGGGGATCGGCCTGGGGATCGCGGGACGCCTGCTCGCGGAGGGGGCCTCGGTGGTCATCACCGCCCGGGGACAGGAGGGCCTCGACGAGGCCGTCGCCGAGCTCGGCGCGCCGGACCGGGTGCTCGCCGTGGCCGGCAAGAGCGACGACGAGGACCACCAGCGCGAGGTCATCGCCCGCGCCGAGGAGAAGTTCGGCCCCATCGACCTGCTGGTCAACAACACCGGCATCAACCCCGTCTTCGGCCGCACCGTCGACATCGACCTCGCCGCCGCCCGCAAGATCACCGAGGTCAACGCCCTCGGGACCCTGTCGTGGACGCAGAAGATCTACCACGCCGGGCTGGGGGAGCGCGGCGGCGCCGTGGTGAACATCGCCTCCATCGCCGGCCTGGCCCCCTCGCCGGGGATCGGCTGGTACGGCGCCACCAAGGCGCTGGTCATGCGGCTGACCCAGGAGCTCGCCGTGGAGGTCGGCCCGGCCGTGCGCGTCAACGCCGTCGCCCCGGGCGTGGTCAAGACCAGGTTCGCCGAGGCGCTGTACTCCGGCCGCGAAGAGGCCATGTCGGCGGCGCTGCCGGCCGGGCGACTGGGGGTGCCCGACGACATCGCCGGGCCCGTGGCGTTCCTGCTCTCCGATGACGCGCACTGGATGACCGGGCAGACCCTCGTCGTCGACGGGGGCGCGCACATCGTCGGCGCGGGCCTCCAGGGCTGA
- a CDS encoding oxygenase MpaB family protein produces the protein MSPLVPRAGAESAACSILDIPGPRWFGQDDPIWRVHGDASTPIGITTGLLMLTADPSYSAVVAACGAEEHPWSVDDYLHDLVEISTFGTVDDAMVTIEHARRDHSSFSGTTEHGDYYYGSDPALIEWAQAAMAWALLAAFQRFSGRQLSPADSDRYVCQWSGLARLHGARSFPSTVRELEQLLRGSRGRARATVAGRRAAAKLREDANACPGVTENSVIAHRSCTTVVDAAASLVPSEVRRALDLPHRPMDRTAVFGRITKAHEGLARPRLTTRAPIAAPSAMRSRTA, from the coding sequence ATGTCACCACTAGTTCCACGCGCTGGCGCGGAGTCGGCGGCGTGTTCGATCCTCGACATCCCCGGCCCGCGCTGGTTCGGGCAGGACGATCCGATCTGGCGCGTCCACGGTGACGCGTCCACCCCGATCGGGATCACCACCGGCCTTCTCATGCTGACCGCCGACCCCTCCTACTCCGCCGTGGTGGCCGCGTGCGGAGCCGAGGAGCACCCGTGGTCGGTGGACGACTACCTGCACGACCTCGTGGAGATCTCGACGTTCGGCACGGTCGACGACGCCATGGTGACCATCGAGCACGCCCGCCGTGACCACAGTTCCTTCTCCGGCACCACCGAGCACGGCGACTACTACTACGGCTCGGACCCCGCGCTGATCGAGTGGGCGCAGGCCGCGATGGCGTGGGCCCTGCTCGCCGCGTTCCAGCGCTTCTCGGGGCGGCAGCTCTCCCCCGCCGATTCCGACCGGTACGTGTGTCAGTGGTCGGGCCTCGCGCGGCTCCACGGCGCCCGGAGTTTCCCCTCGACCGTCCGCGAGCTCGAGCAACTGTTGCGTGGGTCCCGCGGTCGCGCCCGGGCCACCGTCGCCGGTCGCCGCGCCGCGGCCAAGCTTCGCGAGGACGCCAACGCCTGCCCCGGGGTCACGGAGAACTCGGTGATCGCCCACCGGTCGTGCACCACGGTCGTGGACGCCGCCGCGAGCCTGGTGCCCTCGGAGGTGCGTCGCGCGCTGGATCTGCCGCACCGTCCGATGGACCGCACCGCCGTGTTCGGGCGGATCACCAAGGCACACGAGGGCCTCGCGCGGCCGAGACTGACGACCCGCGCACCGATCGCAGCCCCGTCGGCGATGCGGTCCCGGACCGCCTGA
- a CDS encoding YdcF family protein, whose amino-acid sequence MNRTRRGVLAAGIAVAATATVGVLALTAWGAFLLQPRADDPVRADAVVMLAGADDGRHLYARDLVEAGYADTLLVSNPGGNSEKVARRLCTGPARPSGAEVVCFSPDPRTTWGEAQSVAAIARARGWERILVVTNRPHTLRAGTWMRGATGLDVRMTPIDRLDRVMLPVHLVWEIAGWIKGGVNGHW is encoded by the coding sequence GTGAACCGGACCCGCCGCGGAGTGCTCGCGGCCGGGATCGCCGTCGCGGCCACCGCCACCGTCGGTGTGCTCGCGCTCACCGCGTGGGGTGCGTTCCTGTTGCAGCCCCGCGCGGACGACCCCGTGCGCGCCGACGCCGTGGTCATGCTGGCCGGCGCGGACGACGGGCGACACCTGTACGCCCGCGATCTCGTGGAGGCGGGATACGCCGACACCCTGCTGGTAAGCAATCCCGGCGGGAACTCGGAGAAGGTGGCCCGGCGGCTGTGCACCGGTCCGGCCCGCCCGTCCGGCGCCGAGGTGGTGTGCTTCTCACCCGACCCGCGCACCACGTGGGGCGAGGCGCAGTCGGTCGCGGCGATCGCCCGGGCGCGCGGGTGGGAACGGATCCTGGTGGTGACCAACCGGCCCCACACGCTGCGGGCCGGAACGTGGATGCGGGGCGCCACCGGGCTGGACGTGCGGATGACACCCATCGACCGGCTCGACCGCGTGATGCTGCCCGTGCATCTCGTGTGGGAGATCGCAGGATGGATCAAGGGCGGCGTCAACGGTCACTGGTGA
- the rfbD gene encoding dTDP-4-dehydrorhamnose reductase: protein MTAGRWPRILATGGRGQLGHYLDKQSRARLGGGAVAVGRDELDVTDPASIASALDRHEPEVVINAAAYTDVDGAEADESTAHAVNADGVESLAVACRDRGIRLFHISTDYVFSGEVPGGGDPATAPALEPHDPTAPATAYGRTKLAGERAALSVYPETTIVRTAWVYSGPERAGEGLRGSDFVATMARLERERETLTVVDDQWGSPTYTAPLADRLLGLVARDAGGEFDARGLTLHLAGGGRTTWFDLARAVFTWFGADPERVRPCSSEEFARPAPRPAFSVLSDASWRAAGLAPMDDWRQDLVRAIAHEGWIAQRQRERGELPGPGS, encoded by the coding sequence GTGACCGCCGGCAGGTGGCCGCGGATCCTCGCGACGGGCGGCCGCGGGCAGCTCGGGCACTACCTCGACAAGCAATCGAGGGCTCGGCTCGGTGGCGGCGCGGTCGCGGTGGGACGCGACGAGCTCGACGTCACCGACCCGGCGTCGATCGCCTCCGCCCTGGACCGCCACGAACCGGAGGTCGTGATCAACGCGGCCGCATACACCGACGTCGACGGCGCGGAGGCCGACGAGTCCACCGCCCACGCGGTCAACGCCGACGGGGTGGAGTCGCTGGCCGTGGCGTGCCGCGACCGCGGGATCCGGTTGTTCCACATCAGCACCGACTACGTCTTCTCGGGCGAGGTCCCCGGCGGGGGTGACCCGGCCACCGCTCCGGCTCTCGAGCCGCACGACCCGACCGCGCCGGCGACCGCGTACGGACGCACCAAGCTCGCGGGGGAACGGGCGGCGCTGTCGGTGTACCCCGAGACGACGATCGTGCGCACCGCGTGGGTGTACAGCGGGCCCGAACGCGCGGGGGAGGGGCTGCGCGGGTCCGACTTCGTGGCCACCATGGCCCGACTGGAACGGGAGCGCGAGACGCTCACCGTGGTCGACGATCAGTGGGGTTCGCCCACCTACACGGCGCCGCTGGCCGATCGACTGCTCGGCCTCGTGGCCAGGGATGCCGGGGGCGAGTTCGACGCGAGGGGCCTGACCCTTCACCTGGCAGGGGGAGGCCGCACGACGTGGTTCGACCTCGCCCGGGCGGTGTTCACGTGGTTCGGGGCGGATCCCGAGCGGGTGCGACCCTGCTCCAGCGAGGAGTTCGCGCGCCCCGCCCCGAGGCCGGCCTTCTCCGTGCTCTCCGACGCCTCGTGGCGTGCCGCCGGGCTGGCGCCGATGGACGACTGGAGGCAGGATCTCGTCCGCGCGATCGCCCACGAGGGCTGGATCGCCCAGCGACAGCGGGAGCGGGGCGAGCTCCCGGGTCCCGGGTCGTGA
- the rfbA gene encoding glucose-1-phosphate thymidylyltransferase RfbA, with amino-acid sequence MKGIVLAGGSGTRLSPLTLATSKQLMAVYDKPMIYYPLSTLMLAGIRDILIITTPEDSTQFRRLLGDGSRFGITLSYIEQAAPEGLAQAFVLGADHIGDEPVALILGDNIFYGPGMGTQLRRFADPDGGAVFAYRVSNPSAYGVIDFDADGRAISLEEKPEDPASDFAVPGLYFYSADVVDVARGLGKSARGEYEITDINRHYLREERLHVEVLPRGTAWLDTGTHDSLLDAGNYVRTIEDRQGLKIGCPEEVAWRMGYLDDDELTDRARALQKSGYGRYLLDVLRREKGRTL; translated from the coding sequence GTGAAGGGCATCGTCCTGGCCGGCGGCAGCGGCACCCGGTTGAGCCCGCTCACGTTGGCCACGAGCAAACAGCTGATGGCCGTCTACGACAAGCCGATGATCTACTACCCGCTCTCCACGCTCATGCTGGCGGGGATCCGCGACATCCTCATCATCACCACGCCCGAGGACTCCACCCAGTTCCGCCGCCTGCTGGGCGACGGCAGCCGGTTCGGCATCACCCTCAGCTATATCGAGCAGGCGGCCCCGGAGGGGCTGGCGCAGGCGTTCGTGCTGGGCGCCGACCACATCGGGGACGAGCCGGTGGCCCTGATCCTGGGGGACAACATCTTCTACGGGCCCGGCATGGGCACGCAGCTGCGACGGTTCGCCGATCCCGACGGTGGCGCCGTGTTCGCCTACCGGGTGTCGAACCCGAGTGCATACGGGGTGATCGACTTCGACGCGGACGGGCGGGCGATCAGCCTCGAGGAGAAGCCGGAGGACCCGGCGTCCGACTTCGCCGTCCCCGGGCTCTACTTCTATAGCGCCGACGTGGTGGACGTGGCGCGGGGCCTGGGCAAGTCCGCCCGGGGTGAGTACGAGATCACCGACATCAACCGTCACTACCTGCGCGAGGAGCGTCTGCACGTCGAGGTGCTGCCGCGCGGTACGGCGTGGCTCGACACGGGCACGCACGACTCCCTGCTCGACGCGGGCAACTACGTCCGCACGATCGAGGACCGACAGGGACTGAAGATCGGCTGCCCGGAGGAGGTGGCGTGGCGGATGGGGTATCTCGACGACGACGAGCTCACCGACCGCGCCCGTGCCCTGCAGAAGTCGGGGTACGGCCGGTATCTCCTCGATGTCCTGCGCCGCGAGAAGGGACGCACCCTGTGA
- the rfbB gene encoding dTDP-glucose 4,6-dehydratase codes for MRLVVTGGAGFIGANFVHTVIREYPDAHVTVLDSMTYAANRANLDGLPAGRVELIEADCADPAVTDRLVAALTGPRDAVVHFAAESHNDNSLAAPWPFVHSNIVGTYAVLEACRRHDVRLHHVSTDEVYGDLQLDDPAKFTPATAYNPSSPYSATKAGADMLVRAWVRSFGVRATISNCSNNYGPFQHVEKFIPRQITNILDGRRPRLYGSGANVRDWIHVDDHNAAVLRVLAAGEPGRTYLIGADGEHSNLEVMRMICELMGVADGSGANGGEAGGDPGFDHVTDRPGHDLRYAIDATATREELDWEPRHTDLREGLRQTIEWYRDHRDWWEPVKERVEATYARTETVL; via the coding sequence ATGCGCCTCGTCGTCACCGGGGGAGCCGGGTTCATCGGCGCCAACTTCGTCCACACCGTGATCCGCGAGTACCCGGACGCCCACGTCACGGTCCTGGACTCCATGACCTACGCCGCCAACCGTGCGAACCTGGACGGTCTGCCCGCCGGCCGGGTGGAACTGATCGAGGCGGACTGTGCGGACCCGGCGGTCACCGACCGTCTGGTCGCGGCGTTGACAGGGCCGCGGGACGCCGTGGTGCACTTCGCCGCGGAGAGTCACAACGACAACTCGCTGGCCGCGCCCTGGCCCTTCGTGCACTCCAACATCGTCGGTACCTACGCCGTCCTCGAGGCGTGTCGGCGGCACGATGTGCGGCTGCACCACGTGTCGACCGACGAGGTGTACGGGGACCTCCAGCTGGACGATCCGGCCAAGTTCACCCCGGCCACGGCGTACAACCCCTCGAGCCCGTACTCGGCCACCAAAGCCGGCGCGGACATGCTCGTACGCGCCTGGGTCCGCAGCTTCGGGGTGCGCGCCACGATCAGCAACTGCTCGAACAACTACGGACCGTTCCAGCACGTGGAGAAGTTCATCCCGCGGCAGATCACCAACATCCTCGACGGCCGCCGTCCGCGTCTCTACGGCAGCGGGGCCAACGTGCGGGACTGGATCCACGTCGACGACCACAATGCGGCGGTCCTGCGCGTCCTCGCCGCCGGTGAGCCCGGCCGGACCTACCTCATCGGAGCGGACGGCGAGCATTCGAACCTCGAGGTGATGCGCATGATCTGCGAGCTCATGGGAGTGGCCGACGGCAGCGGCGCGAACGGCGGCGAGGCCGGGGGAGACCCCGGGTTCGACCACGTCACCGACCGGCCCGGCCACGACCTGCGCTACGCCATCGACGCCACCGCGACGCGCGAGGAGCTGGACTGGGAGCCGCGACACACCGACCTACGCGAGGGCCTGCGGCAGACGATCGAGTGGTACCGCGACCACCGTGACTGGTGGGAGCCGGTCAAGGAGCGCGTCGAGGCGACGTACGCGCGGACGGAGACGGTGCTGTGA
- a CDS encoding YihY/virulence factor BrkB family protein, with amino-acid sequence MTISGGAGRTVRRRLRTARLVLARSVSEFFRDRGPDVAGSLTFYGVLSLFPAILGVVSLLGVFGQGERTVDAVMDMLSDVAPPAVLDPVHGPIETLVTTPAAGTALLVGAVVALVTASRYVWALGRAINAIFGVAEGRPLWRVLPVGLVLTALLIVLVAVGGLALVFTGPIAETIGGWIGLGETALAVWGVAKWPGAVISAILALAILYRFSPNIAGRRFHWVSLGASAALLVIGVATAGFGLFLSAAGSFNRTYGSLAGIIVFLLWLWLVNMGVLYGARLDAEVMRLRQLRAGIPAEEAVRVTPRDTTASEAHDRRRARMLAAYRELRREPAGGYPDHPDDATVDHSAGAPGSEAGLVAWPEAGSVAGSTPEAEDTPGPAEGAGAVRSQR; translated from the coding sequence ATGACGATCTCGGGCGGCGCCGGCCGGACGGTGCGCAGACGGCTCCGGACCGCCCGGCTGGTCCTGGCCCGATCGGTGTCGGAGTTCTTCCGGGACCGCGGCCCGGACGTGGCGGGCTCGCTCACCTTCTACGGCGTGCTCTCGTTGTTCCCCGCGATCCTCGGAGTGGTCTCGCTGCTCGGCGTGTTCGGCCAGGGCGAGCGGACGGTGGACGCGGTCATGGACATGCTCTCCGACGTCGCCCCGCCGGCGGTGCTGGACCCGGTCCACGGCCCCATCGAGACGCTCGTGACCACGCCGGCCGCGGGGACGGCGCTCCTGGTCGGTGCGGTCGTCGCACTGGTCACGGCCTCGCGCTACGTCTGGGCGCTCGGACGGGCCATCAACGCGATCTTCGGGGTGGCCGAGGGACGCCCGCTGTGGCGGGTGCTGCCCGTCGGGCTGGTGCTCACCGCGCTGCTCATCGTCCTGGTGGCCGTCGGGGGTCTAGCCCTGGTGTTCACCGGGCCCATCGCGGAGACCATCGGGGGATGGATCGGCCTGGGCGAGACGGCCCTGGCCGTATGGGGCGTCGCCAAGTGGCCAGGCGCGGTGATCTCGGCGATCCTGGCGCTGGCCATCCTCTACCGCTTCTCACCCAACATCGCCGGTCGACGGTTCCACTGGGTCAGTCTCGGCGCGAGCGCCGCGCTGCTCGTGATCGGGGTGGCCACCGCCGGGTTCGGACTGTTCCTCTCCGCCGCCGGCAGCTTCAACCGGACCTACGGCTCGCTCGCCGGGATCATCGTCTTCCTCCTGTGGCTGTGGCTGGTCAACATGGGCGTGCTCTACGGAGCCCGGCTGGACGCGGAGGTGATGCGCCTGCGGCAGCTCCGGGCGGGCATCCCGGCCGAGGAGGCGGTCCGGGTGACGCCGCGCGACACCACGGCCAGTGAGGCGCACGACCGCCGCCGCGCCCGCATGCTGGCCGCGTACCGGGAGTTGCGCCGCGAACCCGCCGGGGGCTACCCCGACCACCCCGACGACGCAACGGTCGACCACTCGGCCGGCGCGCCCGGATCGGAGGCCGGGTTGGTGGCATGGCCGGAGGCGGGGTCGGTGGCCGGGTCGACGCCGGAGGCCGAGGACACCCCGGGCCCCGCGGAAGGGGCGGGGGCGGTCCGTTCGCAGCGGTAG
- a CDS encoding YihY/virulence factor BrkB family protein — protein sequence MSTSSRDITDKPDPDSDPDAGKPESPTKLKGGAWKIGLKRAAGEFSKDNCTDLAAALTYFAVLSLFPALLAVVSLLGVFGQGQATVDAVMGLFEGAAPEETLATLRGPIESLVNTPAAGIALITGIAGALWTASGYVGAFGRAMNNIYEVEEGRPFWKLKPAMILLTAVLLLLVCVAGLMLVISGPIAEWVGDLVGLGETAVTVWGIAKWPALILVVVVILAVLYGFSPNVKQPRFRWISVGAIVALIVWAVATAGFVFYVSNFSSYNATYGSLAGVIVFLLWLWITNNALLFGAEVDAEIERARELQAGLPAEETIQLPPRDTTASDKAAEKHQKTIDDAADVRRQAQVEQARNRD from the coding sequence ATGAGTACGAGCAGCCGCGACATCACCGATAAACCCGACCCGGACTCTGATCCCGACGCGGGCAAGCCCGAGTCCCCGACCAAGCTCAAGGGCGGCGCCTGGAAGATCGGCCTCAAGCGCGCCGCCGGTGAGTTCTCCAAGGACAACTGCACCGACCTCGCCGCGGCGCTGACGTACTTCGCGGTGCTGTCGCTGTTCCCGGCCCTGCTCGCCGTGGTGTCTCTGCTCGGCGTGTTCGGGCAGGGACAGGCCACGGTCGACGCCGTGATGGGGCTCTTCGAGGGCGCCGCTCCGGAGGAGACGCTCGCGACACTGCGGGGCCCCATCGAGTCCCTCGTCAACACCCCTGCCGCCGGGATCGCACTGATCACCGGTATCGCGGGCGCCCTGTGGACGGCGTCCGGGTACGTGGGAGCGTTCGGGCGGGCCATGAACAACATCTACGAGGTCGAGGAGGGTCGTCCCTTCTGGAAGCTCAAGCCCGCGATGATCCTGCTCACCGCGGTCCTGCTGCTCCTGGTCTGCGTGGCCGGGCTCATGTTGGTGATCAGCGGCCCGATCGCCGAGTGGGTGGGTGATCTCGTCGGACTCGGCGAGACCGCCGTGACCGTGTGGGGCATCGCCAAGTGGCCGGCGCTGATCCTCGTCGTCGTCGTCATCCTGGCGGTCCTCTACGGGTTCTCGCCCAACGTCAAGCAACCCAGGTTCCGGTGGATCTCCGTGGGCGCGATCGTCGCCCTGATCGTGTGGGCGGTCGCCACCGCCGGGTTCGTCTTCTACGTCTCCAACTTCAGCAGCTACAACGCCACGTACGGCTCGCTGGCCGGTGTCATCGTGTTCCTGCTCTGGCTGTGGATCACCAACAACGCCCTGCTGTTCGGTGCGGAGGTGGACGCCGAGATCGAGCGGGCCCGCGAGCTGCAGGCCGGGCTGCCCGCCGAGGAGACCATCCAGCTCCCGCCGCGCGACACCACGGCCAGCGACAAGGCGGCCGAGAAGCACCAGAAGACCATCGACGACGCGGCCGACGTGCGCCGCCAGGCCCAGGTGGAACAGGCCCGCAACCGCGACTGA